The region agaagaatatgaagatgaaggggaggaggaggaggaggaagaagaagaatatgaagatgAAGGGGAGGAGTAGGAAGTAGAAGATgaagagaagagggggaggaagaaggagatgaagagaaggaggaggaggaagatgatgaagatgaagatgaggaggaggaagatgaagatgaagaggaagtggatgaggaggaagaagatgaagaggaagaggaagtggagcaggaggaagaagatgaagaggaagaggaagtggagcaggaggaagaagatgaagaggaagaggaagtggaggaggaggaagaagatgaagtggaagaagatgaagaggaggaagaagatgaagtggaagagaaggaagaagatgaagaggaagtggaggaagaagatgtagaggaagaggagggagaagatgaagaggaggaagatgaagaagaagaggaggaggaggagatccttttctctcaaggcacaaggcctgaaattaaaccgaccccagtactcaactggtacttatttcatccacccTGAAAGGTTAGAAGGCAAACTCGACGTCCttaacggaatttgaacacagaacgtaaagccatAAGACACACCACTATACTATCGATTCTGCCTGTTCCTAACtcgaataaataataatttcaaaatggctcaagaccagcaatttcgggggagggaatAAACCGATAAGATCAACCCTCAAgtttcaactggtagttattttatcgattccgcaAGGATGATAGGGAAAGTCGGCATCCtcgaagaatttgaactcaaaacgtaaaaccggAAGATATGTCGCTATACATTTACtccgatgcgctaacgattctgataGTTCATAactcaaatctttatatataaaagtaaggttgtgtactgtctgtctcctacgatttagattcctaactactcccacattttgcggtgcagtttaaccaaaaccgggtatcttatagtcgtcattcatatcaagcccttctgggtattagcgcgcgtctacgatgagtctacgatttaaaaaaaaagatttaccatcaatttttcccattttagtGCAATTTTGGCatgtataagggaagtaactctctaaaaatttcttattgaatctcagaacgtaaaaaaacaccccccccccttgtggttagccatattgagatggctattatactttacatctctaaaaatgcttatatagttatttcccttacaaacccgagcaacgccgggcgatactgctagtaaataataaatgACAAGTTTGCTTTTCTGAGATTAGCTTAATGTCTGAATATAACAATCTGATCGTCTGGTGTCTGGTGTCCAGCGTCTAGTACCTGCTGGCAAGCATCTGGTACCTATTGTGTCTGGTGTTTAGTATCTGGTGTCTGGTGCCTGGTGTCTGCTGTCTGGTGTCTGGCATCTGGAGCCTGGCGTCTGGCGCCTGGCGTCTGGCGCCTGATGTCTAGTGCCTGGTGTCTGGTCTCGTGTATCTGGTACCTGGTATCAGGTGTCTAGTCTCTGGTTCTGATGCCAGGTGTCTGGTGTCTGGGGTCTGGTGCCTGGTGTTTAGTGTCTGGTAACTGATGTCTGGTGTCTGGGGACTGGTGTCTGGTGTCTGGTGTATTGCTCCTGATGTCTGGTATTTAGTGCCAGGTGCCTACTCTCTTGTATCTTGTAACTGGTATCAGGTGTATGGGGTCTCGCGTCTGGTGCCTGGTGTCTGCTGTCTGCTGTCTGCTGTCTGGCATCTGGCACCTGGTGTCTGGTATCTGCTGTCTGACGTCTGGTGTCTGGTACCTGGTGTCTGGTGTCTAGCGTCTGGTATCTGCTGTCTGCTGTCTGCTGTCTGGCATCTGGTGCCTGGTGCCTGGTGTCTGGCACCTGGTGTCTGGTATCTGCTGTCTGACGTCTGGTGTCTGGTGTCTAGCGTCTGGTATCTGGTGTCTGCTGTCTGCTGTCTGCTGTCTGGCATCTGGTGCCTGGTGCCTGGTGTCTGGCACCTGGTGTCTGGTATCTGCTGTCTGACGTCTGGTGTCTGGTATTTGGTGTCTGGTACCAGGTGTCTGGTACCTGGTGTCTGGTATCTGCTGTCTGACGTCTGGTGTCTGGTACTGGTGTCTGGTATCTGGTACTTGTGTCTGGTATCTGCTGTCTGTTGTCTGGTATCTGGTGCCTGGTGCCTGGTACCTGGTGCCTGGCACCTGGTGTCTGGCACCTGGTGTCTGGTATCTGCTGTCTGACGTCTACTGTCTGGTACCTGGTGTCTGGTATTTGGTGTCTGGTGTCTAGAGTCTGGTATCTGGTGTCTGCTGTCTGCTGTCTGGTGCCTGGTACCTGGTGTCTGGCACCTGGTGTCTGGTATCTGCTGTCTGACGTCTACTGTCTGGTACCTGGTGTCTGGTATTTTGTGTCTGGTGCCTGGTGTCTGGCACCTGGTGTCTGGCACCTGGTGTCTGGCACCTGGTGTCTGGCACCTGGTGTCTGGCACCTGGTGTCTGGTATCTGCTGTCTGACGTCTGGTGTCTTGTGTCTAGCGTCTGGTATCTGATGTCTGCTGTCTGCTGTCTGGTGTCTGGTGTCTGGCATCTGGTGCCTGGTGCCTGGTGTCTGGCACCTGGTGTCTGGCGCCTGGTGTCTGGTATCTGCTGTCTGACGTCTGGTGTCTGGTGTCTAGCGTCTGGTATCTGGTGTCTGCTGTCTGCTGTCTGGCATCTGGTGCCTGGTGCCTGGTGTCTGGTATCTGCTGTCTGACGTCTGGTGTCTGGTACCTGGTGCCTGGTGCCTGGTGTCTGGCACCTGGTGTCTGGTATCTGCTGTCTGACGTCTGGTGTCTGGTACCTGGTGTCTGGTGTCTAGCGTCTGGTATCTGCTGTCTGCTGTCTGCTGTCTGGCATCTGGTGCCTGGTGCCTGGTGTCTGGCACCTGGTGTCTGGTATCTGCTGTCTGACGTCTGGTGTCTGGTGTCTAACGTCTGGTATCTGGTGTCTGGTGTCTGCTGTCTGCTATCTGGCATCTGGTGCCTGGTGTCTGGCACCTGGTGTCTGGTATCTGCTGTCTGACGTCTGGTGTCTGGTATTTGGTGTCTGGTACCAGGTGTCTGGTACCTGGTGTCTGGTATCTGCTGTCTGACGTCTGGTGTCTGGTACTGGTGTCTGGTATCTGGTACTGTGTGGCTGgtatctgctgtctgtctgtctggtttgGTGCCTGGTGCTGGGTACCTGGTGCCTGGCACCTGGTGTCTGGCACCTGGTGTCTGGTATCTTGCTGTCTGACGTCTACTGTCTGGTACCTGGTGTCTGGTATTTGGTTGTCTGGTGTCTAGAGTCTGTATCTGGTGTCTGCTGTCTGCTGTCTGGTGCTGGTTACCTGGTGTCTGGCAGGGTGTCTGGTATTGCTGTCTGACGTCTACTGTCTGGTACCTGGTGTCTGGTATTTGTGTCTGTGGTGCCTGGTGTCTGGCACCTGGTGTCTGTGGCACCTGGTGTCTGGCCCTGGTGTGTTGGTATCTGCTGTCTGACGTCTGGTGTCTTGTGTCTAGCGTCTGGTATCTGATGTCTGCTGTCTGCTGTCTGCTGTCTGGTGTCTGGCATCTGGTGCCTGGTGCCTGGTGTCTGGCACCTGGTGTCTGGTATCTGCTGTCTGACGTCTGGTGTCTGGTGTCTAGCGTCTGGTATCTGGTGTCTGCTGTCTGCTGTCTGCGGTCTGGCATCTGGTGCCTGGTGCCTGGTGTCTGGTATCTGCTGTCTGACGTCTGGTGTCTGGTACCTGGTGCCTGGTGCCTGGTGTCTGGCACCTGGTGTCTGGTATCTGCTGTCTGACGTCTGGTGTCTGGTACCTGGTGTCTGGTGTCTAGCGTCTGGTATCTGCTGTCTGCTGTCTGCTGTCTGGCATCTGGTGCCTGGTGCCTGGTGTCTGGAACCTGGTGTCTGGTATCTGCTGTCTGACGTCTGGTGTCTGGTGTCTAACGTCTGGTATCTGGTGTCTGGTGTCTGCTGTCTGCTGTCTGGCATCTGGTGCCTGGTGTCTGGCACCTGGTGTCTGGTATCTGCTGTCTGACGTCTGGTGTCTGGTATTTGGTGTCTGGTACCAGGTGTCTGGTACCTGGTGTCTGGTATCTGCTGTCTGACGTCTGGTGTCTGGTACTTGTGTCTGGTATCTGGTACTTGTGTCTGGTATCTGCTGTCTTGCTGTCTGGTATCTGGTGCCTGGTGCCTGGTACCTGGTGCCTGGCACCTGGTGTTTGGCACCTGGTGTCTGGTATCTGCTGTCTGACGTCTACTGTCTGGTACCTGGTGTCTGGTATTTGGTGTCTGGTGTCTAGCGTCTGGTATCTGGTGTCTGCTGTCTGGTGCCTGGTGCCTGGTGTCTGGCACCTGGTGTCTGGTATCTGCTGTCTGACGTCTACTGTCTGGTACCTGGTGTCTGGTATTTGGTGTCTGGTGCCTGGTGTCCGGTATCTGGTGTCTGGTGTCTTTTTTCGTGTCTAATGTCTGGTGCTTGGTATCTGGTGTCTGCTTTTTTGTTCGTGTCTGGTGTCTGGTGTCTAGTACTTGGTGTCTGATACCAGGTGCCTGGTTTGCGGTAACTGGTGTATTGTGTCTGGTTACTGGTGACTGGTGCCTGGTTTCTAATGTCTTGTGCTTGGAGTCTTATGTCTAGTATCAGGTGTTTCGTACCTGTTGTCTGGTGTTCGGTGTCTGGTGTCTGGTGTCTAGTACCTGGTTCCTGGTGTCTTCTGTCTGATGTCTTCTGTTTGTTGTCTTCTGTCTGTTGTCTGGTGTCTGTTATCTggtgtctggtacttattttgtctggTGTCTGGTGTCTTATATCTGGTGTCCGGTACCTGGTGTCGGGTGTCTGGTGTCAGGTGATTGATGTCTGGTGTCTGGTACCTGCTGTCTGGTGTCTCGTGTCTCGTGTTTAGTCTCAGGTGTCTCGTGTCTCGTGTCTGGTGGCTAGTCTCCGATATCTGGTGTCTGGTGTCTTGCATCTGGTACATGTTGTTGTTGCCTGGTGTCTGGTACCTAGTGTCTGGTGTCTTACTGACTCTATATCTGATTGTCGATGTGTCTGAGTGTCGGGTGTCCCACTGTCTGCGCTTCTGGTTTTTGCATGTCTGTCACATATTTTCCTGTCTTGCTGTTTGATATCCGTTTGTTTTTTATGTCTGTTAAGTGTCTGATTATTTAGTATCTGAGCATTTGAATGATTGATTGTctgattggaagcactccgtcggttacgacgacgagggttccggttgatccgaatcaacggaacagcctgctcgtgaaattaacgtgtaagtggctgagcactccacagacacgtgtacccttaacgtagttctcggggatattcagcgtgacacagagagtgacaaggccggccctttgaaatagaggtacaatagaaacaggaagaaagttgtggtgaaagagtacagcagggatcaccaccatcccctgccggagcctcgtggagcttttaggtgttttcgctcaataaacactcacaacgcccggtctgggaatcgaaaccgcgatcttatgaccgcgagtccgctgccctaaccactgggccattgcgcctccactcttccTGTCTAATTGTCAAACTATCAACATGTCTGACTATCTGACTTCCTAACTGTCGCACTGCTGGGAGACGTCTGAGTAACTGAACGTCAAAGAATTCGGCTGTCTAACTGTTCTACTGCCTGGCTATCTCATTGTCTTTCTGTCTGATTGTATAAGTGGTCTAAGTGTCTGCCATTGTCTGAGcatctgtctgcctgcttgtctgaTTAGCTTACTCTCTGAACCTTTTGCTGTCTGACCGACGCAATGTCAGTGTCTGA is a window of Octopus sinensis unplaced genomic scaffold, ASM634580v1 Contig14508, whole genome shotgun sequence DNA encoding:
- the LOC118761515 gene encoding uncharacterized protein LOC118761515, encoding MPDTRHQTADSRHQIPDARHKTPDVRQQIPDTRCQTPDTRRQTADTRHQVPDTRHQAPDARQQTADSRHQIPDARHQTPDVRQQIPDTRCQTPGTRHQMPDSRQQTADTRR